AAAAGACCTAATTCATTATGTTCTCGTTTTATTTCCAGACTGGGAGATGGACCATAGCTGCGGCAAACTAAACATCACAGAGGAGGTTAAGACGGTGCAGATGGTGCTCTCCGTTCCGACCTTCGTTCTGGGGCTCATGGGTAACGTGGCGGTGCTGGcgatgttcttctgcagacgAGGACAATCCTGGACCTACATGATGGTGTACATCACAAACATGGCGTTAGCCGACTGCACCAACCTGGTCTTTCTGCCATTCAGAATGTACTTCTACCGGAACGAATTGCCATTGGAAATGATTGACTTCTGCTTGGTTCTGATCTCAGTTTACTTCGTGAACATGTACGTCAGCATCTACACCATCACGGCCATAAGTGTGGTGCGCTATTTGGGTATAAAGTACCCTTTCAAAGCCAAAGAGATCCTGTCTCCATGGAAGGCCCTccttgtgtgtgcattcatatgGGTTCTTCTTTGCTCCCTTAGCACATGCTTCCACTTCGTGGACACTCCAGGGAAGAACGCGACCCACATCACTTGTTTCCAAAAAAACAGGGAGACGCCTTTGCCCATTCACTTCATACTAGCATTGGAGCTGTTGGGCTACGCTCTGCCCCTTATCACGATGAGCTTCTGTTCAGTCCAAGTCATCCGCACCTTGTCGAAGCAGACCAGGGCAAGCTCTCAGATGGACAAGAAGATCCAGTGCATCCGCATCATGGCAGCAAACTGGGTCGTCTTTGTCGTATGTTTTACCCCGATTCATTTTGGGTTCCTTTTCAAGTATATTGTAGAGTCGCATTGGAAGGACAACTGTGATCTATTAAATGGGGCACATAATTTTTTGCACTTTTCCTTCGTGATAGCGAACATGAATTGCTGCCTGGATGCGTTCAGCTATTACTTCGCCACCAAAGATTCTTGGAAGAGGCTCTCAGCATGCTGCCAATcaaaaaatgcaattatttaacaGACATCTTACCCAATCCATGCGGTTTTGCAAAGGCACGTGttggtcctgatatccataaggcAGCATGTGGCTTCAAGTAccaaaaacacagtttaaatgtccattctccagcacctctcatgagccTTACCAGAACAATGTTTCAGTGGCTGTCTTTAAGGCTCACTGACCTCAACGAACCTCCATACCTCACTAACTGAACGCCGTCTGAACCGAGTGCTTGGATTAGCGGAGGCCAAAAGGTGTGGCGTGCTGATGCATACGACCGTATCGTTGTGATGCCACTACTTCACAGAATTCCAAACggcttgtttaaatgcacattttcttcggattgtgtggatttatttgaggACTGTTCATTGTGATACCTTCACAGTGATTTTGTAACACATTTAACTGCTTAAGAATCCACATtacaagggaaatgtcattttccataaTATGGGACCTATAATTGAGTACTCTGTAAAGCATGCTGAACTACAAAATGGGTTTACACCAATAAACATATTACTATTACCAAGATAAGGAGAGTTATTTGAAAAGAGTTTATTGATTGTGACGTAGACAGTATTTACAGACATTTGCTCTTCTGATACGGAGAGCATGTATGTGGGTTAATTTGCCTGACTCCGCCAAGACTGCAGTCATTCATTAAACACTGTGGTAACAATGacctcattacacacacaggggacctGGCGGGCCTGGGTGTTTCAGGTTCTCCTGCCTTGAATTAAAAGGCAATTCCCAAAACTGCTATAATTAATTTGGCCGGAGCTTCCCAAACAGTGGGACACAACTGCGGTCATTCAGCATGACGGTAGAGGATGCCAAGCAAAGTCCGTGCGGCATTGTGGGTACCCACAATCCTCCAGTCTCGGCATCCACATTCGCAGCACCAGACCTGGGCACCAGAGTTCAACTACAAACTCCCGTAGCCTAGGGAACATCTttggagggggcagaggggtcGGTAGGAGTCATTGGGAGTAGGGTGCGgttatttcttttttgggtGACCCTTAGCCCCCTTCATTCCCttccctctgcctcttcctccttTTCCTCCCTTTCCCCCCTTATGCTCCTTCCGCTGCAGACCCCTCATGTCCTTCTTCATCCTCCCATGCACCACGTGGAACACGCCCTTCACCCCCGCTGGCCCCCGCACCCTCCGGCCCGCCCCCTTCTTGGCCACCACACAGGTCACCTCCCACTTCTCCTCGGCCGCGCCCGCCTTCTTGTAGATGctgaggggaacagaggggggagacagggttactgtgtgtttgtgtgtgtgtgtgtgtgtgtgtgcgcgcagtgagcgtgagagagagagagagagagagagagagggcatgtGAACAGGACCATGGTCCTCAGTTCACTGGCTGCTatacaattgtgtgtgtgagtgagtgtgtgtctccacCCGCCTTCTTGTAGATGctgagaggaacagaggagcGATGGAGatttacgggggggggggaggacggggtgactgtgtgtgtgtgtgtgtttgtaatgtatACACATGTATGTGGATGTATGcatgatgcatgtgtgtgcgtgtgtgtggtgtgtatgcatgcacctCTTCAGCTGGgccatcctctccctctctgagatGTCCACTGTGTTCACCACTGCCTCCGCCTTCTTCTTTGCCTGCTCCATCTTCTTCAGCATCTGAGAAACGAACAAAGATGCAAATCAGACAAGTGTTGATAAGTCAGCGAATGAGCAGCAAGGCTGTACAAGGTTCTATGTGAGTTGATGAAAACCGCAGGGAAGCTGAGGACCGCAGGGACCCAGTAACCATCAGTTTTATCTCACAGAACCATTTAACACTGCCTCTGACATTTCCTTAGTTGTCACCACATCAGGTACGATAACGGGGTTAATTGCCTTTACGCGGCTATTCTTACTAGGCtttaaaaaaccgtgttgtatcAGTTCATATACATATCATGAAGCCCTATCAAAGACCATTTCAAATGATGTATTTTTTACAATAGCAGGTGATCCAAATTTTGTAAGTGTAACATGGGCCTTTTGCACAAACACTTTCATACATACTAGCTCTCTATTCCTTTTCTTTCGTTCCCTCGCTCTCTGCACAACAtctcacactatctctcactgATCATCTCTCTGATTCTATCTGCTTTCCTGTGTTCAACCGCCCTCccacatacaacacaaacaggcacaaagttcacacatgtacacacacacacacacacagactctcacaatCTCTCTGATTCTATCTGGCttcatctcttctctctccttccctcacaCGCACCCTTCTCTTCTTGCGGGCCTTGGCCTCAGCCACCCTCTTGATTGGCCGGGCGTTGATCTCTCTCCAGTGCTGCTTGTACTCCTCCACCATCTCCTTGGTAACGGGCACAGGCTTCCGTCTGTGCTTCTTCTCATCACTCCGGCacctctgtgacatcatcagagcCGGCAAACCTGACGCACACAAAAAACTCACTAAACTCACTAAAGCAGCCCATgatctcacaacacacacagacacagacacacacacacacatgctcactaaAACAACCTATGATctcaaagaacacacacacacacacacacacacacacacacacacagagcaataCAGACTCAATATCTCACAGAACACGCACACATTCTGTCACTAATACAGACCCAAGATCTCAGACACTAGTATTTAGTATTGGAattaaattacagttttttacaatcgttttcactcttgtctcaataccatgtccactttttcaaaacacttaacacattcaccatatcattagactatgtgaactaaactgtgg
The sequence above is a segment of the Conger conger chromosome 4, fConCon1.1, whole genome shotgun sequence genome. Coding sequences within it:
- the LOC133127548 gene encoding G-protein coupled receptor 55-like, with product MDHSCGKLNITEEVKTVQMVLSVPTFVLGLMGNVAVLAMFFCRRGQSWTYMMVYITNMALADCTNLVFLPFRMYFYRNELPLEMIDFCLVLISVYFVNMYVSIYTITAISVVRYLGIKYPFKAKEILSPWKALLVCAFIWVLLCSLSTCFHFVDTPGKNATHITCFQKNRETPLPIHFILALELLGYALPLITMSFCSVQVIRTLSKQTRASSQMDKKIQCIRIMAANWVVFVVCFTPIHFGFLFKYIVESHWKDNCDLLNGAHNFLHFSFVIANMNCCLDAFSYYFATKDSWKRLSACCQSKNAII
- the LOC133126065 gene encoding pre-rRNA 2'-O-ribose RNA methyltransferase-like encodes the protein MVLGTGCPSVWSRRRRKEKGMNCWWSWRERRRREIVKPASGSARISSPSWTWRLTQSPKSARPRGCRTGSPAEKAERGRPRRSLPLPNRNRNRRGNGGAIPGSGAGGRGTGECRSDEKKHRRKPVPVTKEMVEEYKQHWREINARPIKRVAEAKARKKRRMLKKMEQAKKKAEAVVNTVDISERERMAQLKSIYKKAGAAEEKWEVTCVVAKKGAGRRVRGPAGVKGVFHVVHGRMKKDMRGLQRKEHKGGKGGKGGRGRGKGMKGAKGHPKKK